One window of Dyadobacter sandarakinus genomic DNA carries:
- a CDS encoding transglutaminase family protein, with protein sequence MKYRLLHKTEYKYAEPVNNYQSLLCITPRTLPGQLCSSFSMSVTPEPSQIVERTDFYGNTVHYFSLHSPHKKLTVLAESIVERLGEGTGSLFRQSQLTCAAARERVAADRSLRISLMEYMLPSPLVTWNDDIAGFARDCFAEHTLLFDAVHALCRKIYTEFAFVPHFTTVNTPVREVLASRKGVCQDFSHLAIACIRSCGFAARYVSGYLETLPPPGKAKLQGSDASHAWISVYIPDYGWCDFDPTNNMVPGERHIVTAWGRDYSDVPPLKGIIFSYGKHSLSVEVDVIPLS encoded by the coding sequence ATGAAATATAGGCTGCTCCATAAAACCGAATACAAGTATGCCGAGCCGGTGAACAATTACCAGAGCCTGCTTTGCATTACACCAAGGACTTTGCCCGGGCAGCTTTGCAGCAGTTTCAGCATGTCGGTTACGCCGGAGCCATCGCAGATTGTGGAGCGGACGGATTTTTATGGTAATACCGTGCATTACTTTTCACTGCACTCGCCCCACAAGAAGCTGACCGTACTGGCAGAAAGCATTGTAGAGCGGCTGGGCGAGGGTACCGGCTCCCTGTTCAGGCAGTCGCAGCTGACTTGCGCGGCAGCCAGGGAGCGTGTGGCGGCAGACCGGAGCTTACGCATTTCACTCATGGAGTACATGCTGCCCAGTCCGCTGGTCACGTGGAACGATGATATTGCCGGATTTGCCCGCGACTGTTTTGCAGAGCATACCCTGTTGTTTGATGCGGTACATGCATTATGCAGGAAAATTTATACCGAGTTTGCGTTTGTGCCTCACTTTACAACTGTGAACACGCCTGTGCGTGAGGTACTGGCCAGCAGGAAAGGGGTATGTCAGGACTTTTCACACCTTGCAATCGCGTGTATACGGAGCTGCGGCTTTGCGGCCCGGTATGTGAGCGGCTACCTCGAAACCCTGCCGCCCCCCGGCAAGGCCAAGTTGCAGGGGTCCGACGCCTCACATGCCTGGATATCAGTCTACATTCCCGATTATGGCTGGTGCGATTTTGATCCTACCAATAACATGGTGCCCGGTGAACGGCATATTGTCACTGCATGGGGCCGCGATTACAGCGATGTGCCTCCGCTGAAAGGCATAATTTTCAGTTACGGAAAGCATTCATTGTCGGTGGAAGTGGACGTGATACCACTTTCCTGA
- a CDS encoding circularly permuted type 2 ATP-grasp protein, with protein sequence MLTDVAVNLLQAYRSGLASYDEVLDMHGRVKPHWNALFSSLEKLGIHELKSRNQEIISKLRENGVTYNVYGTPDGMNRPWQLDPIPFLIEQKEWNGIAKGLQQRAGLLNLIMKDLYGPRKLVRDGIIPAELVYDNTGFFRSCADVRLPGEQLALFAADMARGPDGQMWIVDNRTQAPSGSGYTLENRIVMSKLLPELADGMYVSKLSPFFNSLQNKVSVLSNKSKDAPNIVYLTPGPNNEAYFEHAYLASYLGYTLAQGEDLLVRDGCVWLKSIDGLQKVDVIVRRIDDDWCDPLELREDSRLGVPGLLQAIRMGNVHVLNPPGSSALENHAFLAFMENICQYFLKEKLLMPSVATWWCGHTKELSYVLDHLDELIIKKANRKTRYRSRYGRQLSAAEKDELRREILARPREFIAQQEVSLSTTPSLIDGHIEPRYAVLRAFLVADENGYHVMQGGLTRSSAVKDRFVVSNQYGGLSKDTWIVSDKTQGMQEKIVLAAPPPVNKHISLPSRSAENLFWVGRYCERTMAVIKFMNITINVLNLDRNFGGYARQEHIKILLQSLTHLSAAYPGFLDEQEQLWADPYREIIDLVSNTSRPGTIASNIGSFLNAVGAVRNQWDLEVWRIVDLIDKGYREIRNAQALVNSNNIQRTLDSLYNNMLTFLGVITESMPRDNSFLLLDTGKLIERIMSRVSVIQSNFGTKNTESVESELIEATLINHHLLVNYRQIYKSQLNAEAMLDMILLESSLPFSLVHMLDELERNVARLPATTRGERLNEAQKHVLQASTLIKLANIQDLTRHNAQMEREKLFNLLSEVAGLISSVSVTLTNLYFTHTMPHSFFEPVDYEKDEI encoded by the coding sequence ATGCTGACCGATGTTGCCGTGAACCTTCTGCAGGCTTACCGGAGTGGACTGGCTTCCTATGATGAAGTCCTGGATATGCATGGACGTGTGAAGCCGCACTGGAATGCACTTTTTTCATCATTGGAAAAACTGGGCATCCATGAGCTGAAAAGCAGGAATCAGGAGATTATCAGCAAGCTGCGGGAAAACGGTGTTACCTATAATGTGTACGGCACGCCTGACGGCATGAACCGCCCCTGGCAGCTAGACCCTATTCCTTTTCTCATTGAACAGAAAGAATGGAACGGGATCGCCAAAGGCCTGCAGCAAAGGGCCGGGCTGCTCAACCTGATCATGAAAGACCTTTACGGTCCCAGAAAGCTGGTCAGGGATGGCATTATCCCTGCAGAGCTGGTGTACGATAATACAGGGTTTTTCAGGAGCTGTGCCGATGTACGCCTACCCGGCGAGCAGCTGGCGCTTTTTGCAGCGGATATGGCCCGCGGTCCCGACGGGCAGATGTGGATTGTTGATAACCGTACCCAGGCACCTTCGGGATCGGGGTATACCCTTGAAAATCGGATCGTGATGAGCAAGCTGCTGCCTGAGCTGGCGGATGGGATGTATGTGAGCAAACTTTCACCTTTTTTCAACAGCCTGCAGAACAAGGTTTCCGTGTTGTCGAATAAAAGTAAGGATGCTCCCAATATCGTATATCTCACTCCCGGCCCGAACAATGAAGCCTATTTTGAACATGCTTACCTGGCTTCGTACCTGGGCTACACGCTTGCACAGGGAGAGGATCTGCTTGTCAGGGATGGTTGTGTGTGGCTGAAATCCATTGATGGTTTACAAAAAGTAGATGTGATCGTACGCCGGATCGACGACGACTGGTGTGATCCGCTGGAACTCCGGGAAGATTCACGACTGGGCGTACCCGGACTTTTACAGGCGATCCGGATGGGTAATGTGCATGTACTGAATCCTCCGGGATCCAGCGCATTGGAGAACCATGCATTTCTGGCATTCATGGAAAACATCTGCCAGTATTTTCTGAAGGAAAAACTACTGATGCCCTCCGTGGCAACCTGGTGGTGCGGACATACCAAGGAGCTCAGCTATGTGCTGGACCACCTGGATGAGCTCATCATCAAAAAAGCCAACCGTAAGACCCGGTACCGCTCGCGGTATGGCCGGCAGCTGAGCGCTGCCGAAAAAGATGAGCTGCGGCGCGAGATACTGGCGAGGCCGCGGGAGTTTATAGCGCAACAGGAAGTAAGCCTCTCTACCACCCCCTCACTGATCGACGGGCACATTGAACCCCGCTATGCCGTGCTCAGGGCATTTCTGGTAGCCGATGAAAACGGGTACCATGTAATGCAGGGCGGATTGACGAGGAGCTCGGCGGTAAAAGACCGTTTTGTGGTGTCCAATCAGTATGGAGGATTGTCCAAGGATACCTGGATTGTGTCGGACAAGACGCAGGGAATGCAGGAAAAGATCGTTCTGGCTGCTCCGCCGCCTGTCAACAAGCATATTTCGCTTCCAAGCCGGAGTGCCGAAAACCTCTTCTGGGTAGGCCGCTACTGTGAGCGTACCATGGCGGTGATCAAGTTTATGAACATTACCATTAACGTGCTCAACCTCGACCGCAACTTCGGGGGGTATGCACGGCAGGAGCATATTAAAATACTTTTACAATCACTGACCCATCTTTCAGCTGCCTACCCGGGCTTTCTGGATGAGCAGGAGCAACTATGGGCTGACCCTTACAGGGAAATTATTGATCTTGTATCCAATACTTCCAGGCCCGGTACCATCGCATCCAATATCGGGTCGTTCCTGAATGCAGTGGGCGCAGTGCGCAATCAATGGGATCTGGAAGTGTGGCGTATCGTAGACCTGATTGACAAGGGATACCGTGAAATCCGCAATGCGCAGGCGCTGGTAAACAGCAACAATATTCAGCGGACACTCGACAGTTTGTACAACAACATGCTGACCTTCCTGGGCGTAATTACGGAAAGTATGCCGCGCGACAACAGCTTTCTGCTGCTCGACACGGGCAAGCTGATTGAGCGGATCATGTCGCGGGTAAGTGTCATACAGTCCAACTTTGGTACAAAAAATACGGAAAGTGTTGAAAGTGAACTCATAGAGGCTACATTGATCAACCACCACCTGCTCGTGAACTACCGGCAGATCTACAAGTCTCAGCTGAATGCAGAGGCAATGCTGGATATGATCCTGCTGGAAAGTTCGCTGCCTTTTTCATTGGTACATATGCTCGATGAGCTCGAACGCAATGTGGCCCGGCTGCCTGCCACCACGCGCGGCGAGCGGCTCAACGAGGCCCAGAAGCATGTATTGCAGGCTTCTACGCTGATCAAACTGGCCAATATTCAGGACCTGACCAGGCACAATGCACAAATGGAGCGGGAAAAGTTATTTAACCTGCTTTCCGAAGTAGCGGGGCTGATCTCGTCTGTGTCGGTTACATTGACCAATCTTTATTTTACCCACACCATGCCGCATTCGTTTTTTGAACCGGTGGATTACGAAAAAGATGAAATATAG